The proteins below are encoded in one region of Nitrospirota bacterium:
- a CDS encoding VWA domain-containing protein, with product MDSRLEDFSAKINQISPKAARAFDRVSEELFYKLPFNLFQPWFNLGFLISYASSANGIKFFNDSPEILQQIKNHPALTAFLQTGLHLGLEQNSMALDYFRRLPELIHHFPPETLDEWARKGNLLAKEDYLTGTEYFKSGPSILPVLDAGLLEPWGKIGLLLSREDLQAKSFLTLEYFRTSPEIFARVKDSSLHPQILKIGHALALQAPKETLGYFKAVPEIFQNLHQKEEIHLIFSLAGEIGFQAPSAVTGFLTHATDLLKMMNGNLTSLKVFVEAGLKIKIKENPELVRAFFALKSQKSIDTIRSLSHNVFLSDVHKRLKYFAEMITGRTVEITPGLIPSSRLKDRTGTITLPEKINVYMDRDDNLKLYKLMTLHESAHIEFGSYTPLGPASIRELMALSEKEGLTFSPRQPVWRYFPDPVLAQNLWMIAEESRIDYLLRLKYSGAMRELKPILASQKEKRPDLFQLPEEKGVLEALFQLSVNEDIVVPLPIANTVSRAFSILKTLWHPETAVEDTLHTVCLIYGQLRKEIKQNAPEDKKPDVIPPAENIPNYGTLPESAFSNHGLITPDLAFQTESAPVDSSFNLNMTENPLPQQVQSETITLSPQSTGEPASNKTSVKPGAKDSFSYPEWDWMNQDYKPDWCKLVEKGFEPPSIHPTGPDLPYGSLLSLRRYFEKLRPENYRNAKKQKDGEEFDFDRLIEAVVDIQSGFTPSENFYIRREKKERKISVAFLIDLSGSTRQVIPGAEKRIIDIEKESLKLMAEALNSIGDEYGIFGFSGQSREQIDFYTIKGFDDKNALLFNQKLGALEPLKQNRDGTAIRHLTHKFVQREAKIKLMIILSDGKPLDDDYLELYALEDTKMALREAKNRGIHPFCITVDKQAGNYIQKMYQDVNYTFISDIQTLPQKLPQIYKKLTT from the coding sequence ATGGATAGCCGCCTGGAGGATTTCTCCGCGAAAATCAATCAGATTTCCCCGAAAGCCGCCCGGGCGTTTGACCGGGTCAGTGAAGAGCTGTTTTACAAACTCCCGTTCAACCTCTTTCAACCCTGGTTTAATCTTGGTTTTCTAATTTCCTACGCTTCCTCTGCCAATGGCATCAAGTTTTTTAATGACAGTCCTGAAATTCTTCAGCAAATCAAAAACCACCCGGCCCTGACGGCTTTTCTTCAAACCGGTCTGCATCTTGGGCTTGAGCAAAACAGCATGGCTCTGGACTATTTTCGGCGTTTACCCGAGCTGATCCACCATTTTCCACCTGAAACCCTCGACGAATGGGCGCGTAAAGGGAACCTTCTGGCCAAAGAAGATTATCTCACCGGCACAGAATATTTTAAATCAGGCCCCTCTATTCTCCCCGTCCTGGATGCGGGGTTGCTGGAACCCTGGGGTAAAATCGGCCTTTTGCTGTCCAGAGAAGATCTCCAGGCCAAAAGTTTCCTGACCCTGGAATATTTCAGAACCTCTCCCGAAATCTTCGCCCGGGTAAAGGACTCTTCGCTTCATCCTCAAATCCTTAAAATTGGTCACGCCCTGGCGCTCCAGGCCCCGAAAGAAACGTTGGGGTATTTCAAGGCTGTTCCGGAAATTTTTCAAAACCTCCATCAGAAAGAGGAAATTCATCTTATTTTTTCTCTTGCCGGCGAGATCGGCTTTCAGGCGCCCTCGGCCGTGACCGGCTTTTTAACCCATGCCACCGACCTTTTAAAAATGATGAACGGGAATTTAACTTCCCTAAAGGTTTTTGTCGAAGCCGGCCTCAAAATCAAAATTAAAGAGAACCCTGAGCTGGTCAGGGCCTTCTTTGCTCTTAAATCTCAAAAATCAATCGACACCATCCGGAGCTTATCCCATAACGTCTTTTTATCGGATGTCCATAAACGTTTAAAATATTTTGCCGAAATGATCACCGGACGGACGGTTGAAATCACGCCGGGTTTGATCCCCTCAAGCCGGCTTAAAGATCGTACCGGAACCATTACCCTCCCCGAAAAAATCAATGTTTACATGGATCGTGACGATAATCTCAAACTCTATAAATTAATGACCCTTCATGAATCCGCCCATATTGAATTTGGAAGCTATACCCCTCTTGGACCGGCCTCCATCCGGGAGCTCATGGCCCTGTCAGAAAAAGAAGGGCTGACTTTTTCCCCCCGGCAACCGGTTTGGCGCTATTTTCCTGACCCGGTTCTGGCCCAGAATCTCTGGATGATCGCCGAAGAGTCGAGAATCGACTATCTCCTCCGGCTGAAATATTCGGGGGCGATGCGGGAGTTGAAACCGATCCTGGCGAGCCAAAAAGAAAAACGGCCTGATTTATTTCAACTCCCGGAAGAAAAAGGGGTTCTGGAGGCCTTATTCCAGTTATCGGTCAATGAGGATATCGTCGTTCCCCTTCCCATCGCCAATACCGTCTCCCGGGCATTTTCCATTTTAAAAACACTCTGGCATCCGGAGACCGCCGTGGAAGACACCCTCCATACCGTCTGCCTGATCTATGGCCAGCTCCGTAAAGAGATCAAACAAAACGCGCCGGAAGATAAAAAACCGGATGTCATCCCCCCCGCAGAAAATATTCCCAACTACGGGACCCTCCCCGAAAGCGCCTTTTCCAATCACGGCCTGATCACTCCTGACCTGGCGTTTCAAACGGAATCGGCGCCCGTTGATTCCTCGTTTAATTTAAATATGACCGAGAACCCACTGCCGCAACAGGTCCAATCCGAAACCATCACCCTCTCCCCTCAGTCAACCGGAGAGCCGGCTTCAAATAAAACGTCCGTTAAACCGGGGGCAAAGGACTCTTTCTCATACCCTGAATGGGACTGGATGAACCAGGACTATAAACCGGACTGGTGCAAACTCGTTGAAAAAGGTTTCGAACCGCCGTCGATTCATCCAACGGGACCGGACCTCCCTTACGGATCGCTCCTTTCCCTTCGGAGATATTTTGAAAAACTCCGGCCTGAAAATTACAGAAACGCAAAAAAACAGAAAGACGGTGAAGAATTTGATTTCGACCGTTTAATCGAGGCTGTTGTAGACATCCAATCAGGTTTTACCCCATCTGAAAATTTTTACATCCGAAGAGAAAAAAAGGAAAGGAAAATTTCAGTCGCCTTTTTAATCGATTTAAGCGGATCGACCCGGCAGGTTATTCCCGGCGCCGAAAAAAGAATTATCGATATTGAAAAAGAAAGCTTAAAATTAATGGCCGAAGCCTTAAATTCAATCGGTGATGAATATGGAATTTTCGGGTTTTCAGGGCAGTCGCGGGAGCAGATCGATTTTTATACGATTAAAGGTTTTGACGACAAGAATGCCCTCTTATTCAACCAGAAATTAGGGGCCCTGGAACCTTTAAAGCAAAACCGGGATGGCACCGCCATCCGCCACCTCACCCACAAATTCGTCCAACGGGAAGCCAAAATCAAACTGATGATCATCCTCAGCGACGGAAAACCTCTGGATGACGATTACCTGGAGCTTTACGCCCTGGAAGATACCAAAATGGCGCTAAGGGAGGCCAAAAACAGAGGAATTCACCCTTTCTGCATTACTGTGGACAAACAGGCCGGCAATTATATCCAGAAAATGTATCAGGACGTCAACTATACGTTCATCTCCGACATTCAAACCCTTCCCCAAAAACTCCCCCAAATCTATAAAAAGCTCACCACCTAA